The bacterium genome includes a region encoding these proteins:
- the rplL gene encoding 50S ribosomal protein L7/L12, translating into MSEEVKTQEVRSEDSAAEAKVSPKLAGIIDQIGNLTVVELADLVKALEDKFGVSAAAPVAFAAVPGAAGAAGAAAEEEQTEFSVVLTSVGAKKIQVIKEIRSVTDLGLKEAKELVESAPAVVKENVSKEDAEAIKKKLEEAGAAAELK; encoded by the coding sequence ATGTCAGAGGAAGTCAAGACCCAGGAAGTTCGGTCGGAAGATTCCGCCGCCGAGGCCAAGGTCAGCCCCAAGCTGGCCGGGATCATCGATCAGATCGGGAACCTGACCGTGGTCGAGTTGGCCGACCTGGTCAAGGCTCTTGAGGACAAGTTCGGGGTCAGCGCCGCCGCTCCGGTGGCGTTCGCCGCCGTTCCCGGCGCCGCCGGCGCCGCCGGCGCCGCCGCCGAAGAGGAGCAGACCGAATTCAGCGTGGTTCTGACCAGCGTCGGAGCCAAGAAGATCCAGGTCATCAAGGAAATCCGCTCCGTCACCGATCTCGGCCTCAAGGAAGCCAAGGAGCTGGTCGAGTCGGCCCCCGCCGTGGTCAAGGAGAACGTCAGCAAAGAGGACGCCGAAGCCATCAAGAAAAAACTGGAAGAGGCCGGAGCCGCAGCGGAGTTGAAGTAA
- the rplJ gene encoding 50S ribosomal protein L10 yields MRPEKQWIHAEYVARLESSRSVAVAEYSGLSADAINDLRRELEKLEADVMVVKNRLFRRALADTRFQPLGEYCSRQTAVVFGGDDIPGIVKFLINYSAEAGSPKVSAAMWGEDLFTEGAVRRLSELPGRDELLGRVVGGVQAPLAGFVGVLNRLLSGLAVALQGIADKKSGAAG; encoded by the coding sequence GTGAGACCCGAAAAACAGTGGATTCATGCCGAATACGTCGCCCGCCTGGAATCGTCGCGTTCGGTGGCGGTCGCCGAATATTCCGGACTTTCCGCGGACGCCATCAACGACCTGCGCCGGGAACTGGAGAAGCTGGAAGCCGACGTGATGGTGGTGAAAAACCGCCTTTTCCGCCGCGCCCTGGCCGACACCCGCTTCCAGCCCCTGGGGGAATACTGCTCCCGGCAGACCGCGGTGGTGTTCGGGGGGGACGACATCCCCGGAATCGTCAAGTTTCTCATCAACTATTCCGCCGAGGCCGGGTCGCCCAAGGTGTCCGCGGCCATGTGGGGGGAGGACCTCTTTACCGAGGGAGCCGTCCGGCGTCTCTCGGAGCTGCCCGGCCGCGACGAGCTGCTGGGCCGCGTGGTCGGGGGGGTTCAGGCCCCGCTGGCCGGTTTCGTGGGGGTGCTCAACCGGCTTCTGAGCGGCCTGGCCGTGGCGCTTCAGGGGATAGCCGACAAAAAATCGGGGGCCGCGGGCTGA
- the rplA gene encoding 50S ribosomal protein L1 — protein MSKKGKKYRAAREGVDPSRLYALPEAVGTLKKMVFARFNETVEFVIRLGIDPRHSDQMVRGTVSLPHGTGKTVRVLVFCPPDQVDAAQAAGADFAGGEDLVEKIKGGWLEFDVAVAHKSMMRDISSLGKVLGPRGLMPSPKAGTVTEDVVSAIGEVKAGRIEFKTDKNGNVQVAVGKVSFSEENLVENVQAVIQEIVRLRPPSAKGRYIKKAFICSTMSPAVQLDTSLFAGA, from the coding sequence ATGAGTAAAAAAGGGAAAAAATACCGCGCCGCCCGGGAAGGGGTCGATCCTTCGCGCCTCTACGCGCTCCCGGAAGCGGTCGGCACGCTTAAAAAAATGGTTTTCGCGCGTTTCAACGAAACCGTGGAGTTCGTCATCCGTCTGGGGATCGACCCCCGTCACTCGGACCAGATGGTCCGGGGAACGGTTTCCCTGCCGCACGGGACCGGCAAGACCGTCCGGGTACTGGTCTTCTGTCCCCCCGACCAGGTGGACGCCGCCCAGGCCGCCGGCGCCGATTTCGCCGGAGGCGAGGACCTGGTGGAAAAGATCAAGGGGGGATGGCTGGAGTTCGACGTGGCCGTCGCCCACAAGAGCATGATGCGGGACATCAGCTCCCTGGGAAAGGTCCTGGGCCCCCGCGGGCTCATGCCCAGTCCCAAGGCCGGAACCGTCACCGAGGACGTGGTTTCGGCGATCGGCGAGGTCAAGGCCGGCCGGATCGAATTCAAAACCGACAAGAACGGGAACGTCCAGGTCGCGGTGGGGAAGGTCTCCTTCTCCGAGGAAAACCTGGTGGAGAACGTCCAGGCCGTGATCCAGGAGATCGTCCGGCTCCGCCCGCCCTCGGCCAAGGGGCGGTACATCAAGAAAGCTTTTATCTGTTCGACCATGAGCCCGGCGGTGCAGCTCGACACCAGCCTTTTCGCCGGCGCCTGA